One segment of Nocardioides sp. QY071 DNA contains the following:
- a CDS encoding DUF917 domain-containing protein, whose product MKLIDEQALLDMTLGSTILGSGGGGDPHVGMLLARDAIRKHGPVPLVDLEEVPDDANIVFIAGIGAPGVLIEKLPRAAEYERVLQELERFTGQRYDYVCPAEAGGLNAVTPFACAAPSGVPVIDADGMGRAFPKLEMVTPTLYGGKATPFVMLDEHGNTMFAETATNAWAEDYARAGVLASGANAAMALYPMTGAEAKQRLVRGALTTASDIGRAIREAREQHVNPVQAVLDQQDGVLLFTGKVQSVQRQNKDGWTIGEATMVGLDAFEGQEFVMYFQNENLAATRNGEFVATTPDLIMAMELDSGEPIPSEVIRYGYRVAVIGLPADAHWRTPAGVEISGPRRFGYDTDFRAVEEIAG is encoded by the coding sequence ATGAAGCTGATCGACGAGCAGGCGCTGCTCGACATGACCCTCGGATCGACGATCCTCGGCTCGGGCGGAGGTGGCGACCCGCACGTCGGGATGCTGCTGGCCCGCGACGCGATCCGCAAGCACGGCCCGGTGCCGCTGGTCGACCTCGAGGAGGTGCCCGACGACGCCAACATCGTGTTCATCGCGGGCATCGGCGCGCCCGGCGTGCTCATCGAGAAGCTGCCCCGGGCCGCCGAGTACGAGCGGGTGCTGCAGGAGCTGGAGCGGTTCACCGGCCAGCGGTACGACTACGTCTGCCCGGCCGAGGCCGGCGGCCTCAACGCGGTCACGCCGTTCGCGTGCGCCGCGCCGTCCGGGGTGCCGGTGATCGACGCCGACGGCATGGGCCGCGCGTTCCCGAAGCTGGAGATGGTCACCCCGACCCTCTACGGCGGGAAGGCGACGCCCTTCGTGATGCTCGACGAGCACGGCAACACCATGTTCGCCGAGACCGCGACGAACGCCTGGGCCGAGGACTACGCCCGGGCCGGCGTCCTGGCCAGCGGTGCGAACGCCGCGATGGCGCTCTACCCGATGACGGGCGCCGAGGCGAAGCAGCGGCTGGTCCGCGGCGCGCTCACGACGGCCTCCGACATCGGCCGCGCCATCCGTGAGGCCCGCGAGCAGCACGTCAACCCGGTGCAGGCGGTGCTCGACCAGCAGGACGGCGTGCTGCTGTTCACCGGCAAGGTGCAGTCCGTGCAACGGCAGAACAAGGACGGCTGGACCATCGGCGAGGCGACCATGGTGGGTCTCGACGCGTTCGAGGGCCAGGAGTTCGTCATGTACTTCCAGAACGAGAACCTGGCGGCCACGCGCAACGGCGAGTTCGTCGCGACCACTCCGGACCTGATCATGGCGATGGAGCTGGACTCCGGTGAGCCGATCCCGTCCGAGGTGATCCGCTACGGCTACCGGGTCGCGGTGATCGGCCTGCCGGCCGACGCGCACTGGCGCACCCCGGCCGGCGTCGAGATCAGCGGTCCGCGCCGGTTCGGCTACGACACCGACTTCCGGGCGGTCGAGGAGATCGCTGGATGA
- a CDS encoding hydantoinase/oxoprolinase family protein — protein sequence MSLRIGVDVGGTNTDAAVLDGSRVVASTKSPTTPDVTSGILAALTEVLREVDAPDVSSVFIGTTHFINAIAQARGLEPVAFVRLATPPQSMFPHNGWPEHLRSVVGEHIFVCAGGSQFDGRLLSDLDEPGLRAIAAQIRSAGLRRVALSSVFSSVNPEPEDRAAVILAEELPDATITKSADVGRVGLLERENATILNAALLGLAENVVDGLEKVVAGVGIAAPVLLSQNDGTVMSLDRARAYPIFTIASGPTNSMRGAALLTGLQDGVVVDVGGTTSDIGLLQNGFPRESTVAMSLAGVRSNFRIPDVFSLALGGGTIVSDAGAVVGPESVGYRITEEALVFGGSTVTFTDVAVAAGAPEVGEAARAAGIDLATIEQALAVVRDRLVHAVERTKLSEDAVPVIVVGGGAPLLKAVPGLEDLVIPDQAGVANAVGAAFAEAGGEVDRTYSLATRTRAEVLAEAEEEACRLAVEAGADPDLVRVIDVEDVPLTHLPGGGAVHVRIKAVGPFTATKSELEGALA from the coding sequence ATGTCCCTGCGCATCGGAGTCGACGTCGGTGGCACGAACACCGACGCAGCCGTCCTCGACGGCTCCCGGGTGGTGGCCTCGACCAAGAGCCCGACCACCCCCGACGTCACGTCCGGCATCCTCGCCGCCCTCACCGAGGTGCTCCGCGAGGTCGATGCCCCCGACGTCTCGTCGGTCTTCATCGGCACGACCCACTTCATCAACGCCATCGCCCAGGCCCGCGGCCTCGAGCCGGTCGCCTTCGTGCGGCTGGCGACGCCGCCGCAGAGCATGTTCCCGCACAACGGCTGGCCCGAGCACCTGCGCTCGGTCGTCGGAGAGCACATCTTCGTGTGCGCGGGCGGCTCCCAGTTCGACGGGCGGCTGCTCTCGGACCTCGACGAGCCGGGGCTGCGTGCCATCGCGGCGCAGATCCGGTCCGCCGGCCTGCGCCGGGTCGCGCTCAGCTCGGTGTTCTCCTCGGTCAACCCCGAGCCGGAGGACCGGGCCGCGGTGATCCTCGCCGAGGAGCTGCCGGACGCGACCATCACCAAGTCGGCCGACGTCGGCCGGGTCGGCCTCCTCGAGCGGGAGAACGCGACCATCCTCAACGCCGCCCTGCTCGGGCTGGCGGAGAACGTCGTCGACGGTCTCGAGAAGGTCGTGGCCGGGGTCGGGATCGCCGCTCCGGTGCTGCTCTCCCAGAACGACGGCACCGTGATGTCCCTCGACCGGGCCCGCGCCTACCCGATCTTCACCATCGCGTCAGGGCCCACCAACTCGATGCGCGGCGCGGCCCTGCTGACCGGCCTCCAGGACGGCGTGGTCGTCGACGTCGGCGGCACGACGAGCGACATCGGCCTGCTGCAGAACGGCTTCCCCCGCGAGTCCACGGTCGCGATGAGCCTGGCCGGGGTCCGCAGCAACTTCCGGATCCCCGACGTCTTCTCGCTGGCCCTCGGCGGCGGCACGATCGTCTCCGACGCCGGCGCCGTGGTCGGCCCGGAGAGCGTCGGCTACCGCATCACCGAGGAGGCGCTGGTCTTCGGCGGCTCCACCGTCACGTTCACCGATGTCGCCGTCGCGGCGGGCGCACCCGAGGTGGGCGAGGCCGCCCGGGCCGCCGGGATCGACTTGGCGACCATCGAGCAGGCGCTGGCCGTCGTACGCGACCGGCTGGTGCACGCTGTCGAGCGGACCAAGCTGAGCGAGGACGCCGTACCCGTGATCGTGGTCGGCGGCGGCGCCCCGCTGCTCAAGGCCGTGCCGGGACTCGAGGACCTGGTCATCCCCGACCAGGCGGGCGTCGCGAACGCCGTCGGCGCCGCCTTCGCCGAGGCCGGGGGAGAGGTGGACCGGACCTACTCGCTGGCCACCCGGACCCGGGCCGAGGTGCTCGCCGAGGCCGAGGAGGAGGCCTGCCGCCTCGCCGTCGAGGCCGGCGCCGACCCGGACCTCGTCCGGGTCATCGACGTGGAGGACGTGCCGCTCACCCACCTGCCCGGCGGCGGCGCGGTGCACGTCCGGATCAAGGCAGTCGGGCCGTTCACGGCCACCAAGAGCGAGTTGGAAGGTGCACTGGCATGA
- a CDS encoding ABC transporter permease, which yields MTAVTAPVEPSGSGSPLLDRVRALPPTLRQQTLFGLILLAMFLGSMPFVAQMRDADFLMLQLATYSAVLVMALGQTFVVLQVGFDLSTGAVQGFTGGLVYLLVGHGFTDGLMIVVCLLAATAIGAVVHGLLITRARMNYFIVTLATYTILPSLLRVILDGASKPVHSPALDTLANGEVLGIRTPIVVAAVVFALLWVVLNRTVFGRNVYAVGSNREAARLAGLPVTAITMACYGICSLCAGVAGLLLLGNLGAADPSAGLGNEFFALTAVLLGGTRFSGGQGSLFGTLLGILFLVVLANILLLSGMPQFWIGAVQGVVLLVAVGIDRARRD from the coding sequence ATGACTGCCGTGACCGCTCCCGTGGAGCCCTCCGGCTCGGGCAGCCCGCTGCTCGACCGGGTCCGCGCCCTCCCGCCGACGCTGCGCCAGCAGACCCTGTTCGGCCTGATCCTGCTCGCGATGTTCCTGGGCTCGATGCCGTTCGTCGCCCAGATGCGGGACGCCGACTTCCTGATGCTCCAGCTCGCGACCTACTCCGCCGTGCTGGTCATGGCGCTGGGGCAGACGTTCGTCGTCCTCCAGGTCGGCTTCGACCTGTCGACCGGAGCGGTCCAGGGCTTCACCGGGGGACTGGTCTACCTGCTGGTCGGCCACGGCTTCACCGACGGCCTCATGATCGTCGTGTGCCTGCTCGCGGCCACCGCGATCGGCGCGGTCGTGCACGGCCTGCTGATCACCCGGGCCCGGATGAACTACTTCATCGTCACGCTGGCGACGTACACGATCCTGCCGAGCCTGCTGCGGGTGATCCTCGACGGCGCCAGCAAGCCGGTCCACAGCCCCGCGCTGGACACCCTTGCCAACGGCGAGGTGCTCGGCATCCGCACCCCGATCGTGGTCGCCGCTGTCGTGTTCGCACTGCTGTGGGTGGTGCTCAACCGCACCGTGTTCGGCCGCAACGTGTACGCCGTCGGCAGCAACCGCGAGGCCGCCCGCCTCGCCGGGCTCCCGGTCACCGCGATCACCATGGCCTGCTACGGCATCTGCTCGCTGTGCGCCGGTGTCGCCGGCCTGCTGCTGCTCGGGAACCTCGGCGCCGCGGACCCCTCGGCCGGGCTCGGCAACGAGTTCTTCGCCCTCACCGCGGTCCTCCTCGGCGGGACCCGGTTCTCGGGCGGCCAGGGCAGCCTGTTCGGCACCCTGCTCGGGATCCTGTTCCTCGTCGTCCTCGCCAACATCCTGCTGCTCAGTGGGATGCCCCAGTTCTGGATCGGCGCCGTGCAGGGCGTCGTCCTCCTCGTCGCCGTCGGCATCGACCGCGCCCGGCGCGACTGA
- a CDS encoding sugar ABC transporter ATP-binding protein translates to MNAHRLETTPALSVVSVSRRFGPTLALDEVDLSFAPGRVTAVVGANGSGKSTLLRILAGLLAPSAGRVLAFGAHEVRSVHSALDAGVVLVPQEPTLAGHLTVWQNVSLVSAARRTGFFLNDRRARRFAAQHVAGLLPAEMLDRPTGSLNKSSRQLVQLAAAMARDPQVLLLDEPTAVLDEDGVVALHALVRSFRERGGTVLIVSHRLKDVLELADDVVALRNGRVQLDCAVTPQTEREIVALLSAESRVDRDHRAVDDAPAVLRAAGLRGWRGLDVPELAVRAGEIVGVAGQSGSGRSRLAAALAGSHPAQGTVTVDGTSVRTGSIRSARAAGIAYIPEDRHAAAIMGNQTVEANLLLGQVDPTLRTGLFRSRRGERRVGRGLVASYDIRPPLPDKQAGLLSGGNQQKVVVARALAGRPKVVIADEPTQGVDAAARSAIHDALVASAEEGTAVLVVCSEFEELFALADRIVVLYDGRVVLDRHCSATTPDEVLAASLGSTAPAVVPPTDPTDNLEEVLA, encoded by the coding sequence GTGAACGCGCACCGTCTCGAGACGACACCCGCGCTGTCGGTCGTGTCCGTGTCCCGCAGGTTCGGTCCGACCCTCGCCCTCGACGAGGTGGACCTCAGCTTCGCGCCCGGCCGGGTCACCGCCGTGGTCGGCGCGAACGGCTCCGGCAAGAGCACCCTGCTCCGCATCCTCGCGGGCCTGCTGGCTCCGTCAGCGGGGCGGGTGCTGGCCTTCGGCGCGCACGAGGTCCGGTCCGTCCACTCGGCGCTCGACGCCGGCGTGGTCCTGGTTCCCCAGGAGCCGACCCTGGCCGGGCACCTCACCGTGTGGCAGAACGTCAGCCTGGTCAGCGCGGCGCGGCGCACCGGGTTCTTCCTCAACGACCGCCGGGCCCGCCGGTTCGCGGCCCAGCACGTCGCGGGCCTGCTGCCGGCCGAGATGCTGGACCGCCCGACCGGCTCGCTGAACAAGTCCTCCCGCCAGCTGGTGCAGCTCGCGGCGGCGATGGCCCGGGACCCGCAGGTCCTGCTGCTCGACGAGCCGACCGCCGTGCTCGACGAGGACGGCGTGGTCGCGCTGCACGCGCTGGTGCGCTCCTTCCGCGAGCGCGGCGGCACGGTGCTGATCGTGTCGCACCGGCTCAAGGACGTGCTCGAGCTCGCCGACGACGTGGTGGCGTTGCGCAACGGGCGGGTCCAGCTCGACTGCGCGGTCACGCCGCAGACCGAGCGGGAGATCGTCGCCCTGCTGTCCGCCGAGTCCCGGGTCGACCGCGACCACCGGGCCGTGGACGACGCCCCGGCCGTGCTGCGGGCCGCCGGCCTGCGGGGCTGGCGCGGGCTCGACGTGCCGGAACTGGCCGTCCGGGCCGGCGAGATCGTCGGCGTCGCCGGGCAGAGCGGCAGCGGCCGCTCCCGGCTGGCCGCGGCGCTCGCCGGGTCACACCCGGCGCAGGGCACGGTCACCGTCGACGGGACGTCGGTGCGCACCGGCAGCATCCGCTCGGCGCGGGCCGCGGGCATCGCCTACATCCCGGAGGACCGGCACGCTGCCGCGATCATGGGCAACCAGACCGTCGAGGCCAACCTGCTCCTCGGGCAGGTCGACCCGACCCTGCGGACCGGGCTGTTCCGGTCGCGGCGCGGCGAGCGCCGGGTCGGGCGGGGCCTGGTGGCGTCGTACGACATCCGGCCCCCGCTGCCCGACAAGCAGGCCGGCCTGCTCTCGGGCGGCAACCAGCAGAAGGTCGTGGTCGCCCGCGCCCTGGCCGGCCGGCCCAAGGTCGTGATCGCCGACGAGCCCACCCAGGGCGTCGACGCTGCCGCGCGCAGCGCCATCCACGACGCGCTGGTCGCCAGCGCCGAGGAGGGCACCGCGGTGCTCGTGGTGTGCAGCGAGTTCGAGGAGCTGTTCGCGCTGGCCGACCGGATCGTCGTGCTCTACGACGGCCGCGTGGTCCTGGACCGGCACTGCTCGGCCACCACCCCCGACGAGGTGCTCGCCGCCTCGCTCGGCTCGACGGCGCCGGCCGTCGTACCTCCGACCGATCCCACCGACAACCTGGAAGAGGTGCTCGCATGA
- a CDS encoding sugar ABC transporter substrate-binding protein yields the protein MNRPLLLALATSATLAITACSSGSTGGSGNGAAAPEVKAATIDASGPLAGKTVTYIDGLPGNALMEGIAQGLATELNAQGAKVVDVYQTNAQNQLDLAVANQRIQEAIAQDVDAIVAFPLDVNSISPGVAAAKKAGIPLFIFQDLGGLDVTGKLAFPDEERGRDTGKALAEIVGGEGEATVLSGIPTDNIENAVAGAVEGLEAGGLKIVGDPANQRNLKDDAPGAQQIAQGIFAQHPDLDALVVYNSASATGAIAAAKQAGMLDQVKIATMAGEDANIEQLRTGELALSYDFDGTNYGKEMAQLVARSLEGEQLDNEVVEAPLGKIFTQDNVADFVPWPERIQYVELPHTY from the coding sequence ATGAACCGTCCACTCCTCCTCGCTCTCGCCACCTCGGCCACGCTCGCCATCACCGCGTGCAGCAGCGGCTCGACCGGCGGCTCCGGGAACGGCGCCGCCGCCCCCGAGGTCAAGGCCGCGACCATCGACGCCTCGGGCCCGCTGGCCGGCAAGACCGTCACCTACATCGACGGCTTGCCCGGCAACGCCCTCATGGAGGGCATCGCCCAGGGGCTCGCGACCGAGCTGAACGCCCAGGGCGCGAAAGTCGTCGACGTCTACCAGACGAACGCGCAGAACCAGCTGGACCTCGCCGTCGCCAACCAGCGCATCCAGGAGGCGATCGCGCAGGACGTCGACGCCATCGTCGCCTTCCCGCTCGACGTGAACTCGATCAGCCCCGGCGTCGCGGCCGCCAAGAAGGCCGGCATCCCGCTGTTCATCTTCCAGGACCTCGGTGGCCTGGACGTGACCGGCAAGCTCGCCTTCCCCGACGAGGAGCGGGGTCGCGACACCGGCAAGGCACTCGCGGAGATCGTCGGCGGAGAGGGAGAGGCGACGGTCCTCTCGGGCATCCCCACCGACAACATCGAGAACGCCGTGGCCGGCGCCGTCGAGGGGCTCGAGGCCGGCGGACTGAAGATCGTGGGCGACCCCGCCAACCAGCGCAACCTCAAGGACGACGCTCCCGGCGCCCAGCAGATCGCGCAGGGCATCTTCGCCCAGCACCCCGACCTCGACGCCCTCGTCGTCTACAACTCGGCCTCCGCGACCGGCGCGATCGCCGCCGCCAAGCAGGCCGGCATGCTCGACCAGGTCAAGATCGCGACGATGGCCGGCGAGGACGCCAACATCGAGCAGCTCAGGACCGGCGAGCTGGCGCTGTCGTACGACTTCGACGGCACCAACTACGGCAAGGAGATGGCGCAGCTGGTCGCGCGCTCGCTCGAGGGGGAGCAGCTCGACAACGAGGTCGTCGAGGCGCCGCTGGGCAAGATCTTCACGCAGGACAACGTGGCCGACTTCGTGCCGTGGCCCGAGCGCATCCAGTACGTCGAGCTCCCGCACACCTACTGA
- a CDS encoding hydantoinase/oxoprolinase family protein has translation MDRVLRLGIDVGGTNTDAVLLAGDTVVASAKEASTADVTTGIARAISAVVASRPGLAREVAAVMIGTTHFLNALVDGSHLAPTAVIRLGLPAAAAVPPLSGWPERLRASVGGHVFLCHGGHEYDGRLIAPFDPAEFRAALDAAHHAGARSYAISSVFSPVAPDLELAAAQILAEELPDAPVSLSHEIGTLGLLERENATAINAALRELAERVTDGLVAAVRAARVDAPIFLSSNDGALMGVEYARRFPVTTLASGPANSMRGAAVLAGRSTCTVIDVGGTTVDIGVLEQGYPREAPDDVSVALVPTNVRMPDVISLSFGGGSVVGGSAERPTLGPRSVGLRLRQDALVFGGDVLTATDIAVAAGRCDLGDRSLTRGVPRPLVDAVLGGVRQSVADAVDRMRLSVDPVTAVVVGGGGAIVPDDLPEVAEVLRPDHHEVANAVGAAVARVSGEVDRVVTVTGTGARDAVEAAAQEAVDRAIAAGARPSTVQVVDTVRLPLNYLPGEAYRVRVKAVGELALQDPPPELRHG, from the coding sequence GTGGACCGCGTGCTGCGCCTGGGCATCGACGTCGGCGGAACCAACACCGACGCGGTGCTGCTCGCTGGCGACACCGTCGTCGCCAGCGCCAAGGAGGCCTCCACCGCCGACGTCACCACCGGCATCGCCCGCGCCATCAGCGCCGTGGTCGCCTCCCGGCCCGGCCTGGCGCGCGAGGTCGCGGCCGTGATGATCGGCACGACGCACTTCCTCAACGCGCTGGTCGACGGCTCCCACCTCGCACCGACCGCCGTCATCCGCCTCGGCCTGCCGGCGGCCGCCGCGGTGCCCCCGCTGTCGGGCTGGCCGGAGCGGCTCCGCGCGTCGGTCGGCGGTCACGTCTTCCTGTGCCACGGCGGTCACGAGTACGACGGCCGGCTGATCGCGCCGTTCGACCCTGCCGAGTTCCGCGCCGCGCTGGACGCCGCCCACCACGCCGGCGCCCGGTCCTACGCCATCTCGTCGGTCTTCTCCCCCGTCGCCCCCGACCTGGAGCTGGCCGCGGCGCAGATCCTGGCCGAGGAGCTGCCCGACGCGCCGGTCAGCCTGTCCCACGAGATCGGGACGCTCGGCCTGCTCGAGCGGGAGAACGCGACCGCGATCAACGCCGCCCTGCGCGAGCTCGCCGAGCGCGTCACCGACGGCCTCGTCGCCGCCGTACGGGCCGCTCGGGTCGACGCGCCGATCTTCCTCAGCAGCAACGACGGCGCACTGATGGGCGTCGAGTACGCCCGCCGGTTCCCCGTCACGACGCTCGCGTCCGGCCCCGCGAACTCGATGCGCGGCGCGGCCGTGCTCGCGGGCCGGAGCACCTGCACCGTCATCGATGTCGGCGGCACGACCGTCGACATCGGCGTGCTGGAGCAGGGCTATCCGCGCGAGGCTCCCGACGACGTCAGCGTCGCGCTGGTACCGACCAACGTCCGGATGCCTGACGTGATCTCGCTGAGCTTCGGCGGCGGCAGCGTCGTGGGCGGGTCGGCGGAGCGACCGACCCTGGGCCCGCGCAGCGTCGGCCTCCGCCTGCGCCAGGACGCCCTCGTCTTCGGCGGCGACGTCCTCACCGCGACCGACATCGCGGTCGCGGCCGGACGGTGCGACCTCGGCGACCGCAGCCTGACCCGCGGTGTGCCGCGCCCCCTGGTCGACGCCGTGCTGGGAGGGGTCCGGCAGTCCGTCGCGGACGCCGTCGACCGGATGCGGCTCTCGGTCGACCCGGTGACCGCGGTCGTGGTCGGCGGCGGCGGTGCCATCGTCCCCGACGACCTGCCCGAGGTCGCCGAGGTGCTCCGGCCCGATCACCACGAGGTCGCCAACGCGGTCGGCGCGGCCGTCGCGCGCGTCAGCGGCGAGGTCGACCGGGTGGTCACCGTCACCGGCACAGGGGCGCGCGACGCCGTCGAGGCCGCCGCCCAGGAGGCGGTCGACCGCGCCATCGCCGCCGGGGCCCGGCCGAGCACGGTGCAGGTCGTCGACACCGTCCGGCTTCCCCTCAACTACCTGCCCGGCGAGGCCTACCGGGTGCGGGTGAAGGCCGTCGGCGAGCTGGCCCTCCAGGACCCGCCGCCGGAGCTGCGCCATGGCTGA
- a CDS encoding DUF917 domain-containing protein, whose protein sequence is MAERRIERRIEREDVDAFAAGAAVLGAGGGGDVRVGAHLLRHLLADRSLRLVPAADLAPDGIVVHTGAVGSPDVISERLLSPVDLARAAAAVAEQVMGPIRAAAAFEIGGLNALVGAIGAIELGLPFVDGDLMGRAFPRLTQNTLALNGVAPVPLAVASPAGDVVVVPLMGPRAVEPILAGITAGMGGAASVAGYPIAAGDLDRMGVRGSVSACIELGRRFLAARSAALPVLIADLGARLHGVGRVEEIVPRSSDAPGTLTVIDGGDGAVVRVDHQEEFLATTVDGVPGALTPDVVAVLDNRSRRPLQVEEVRVGQAVVVCSLPALHAWPESARHLVGPSAFGLVETEER, encoded by the coding sequence ATGGCTGAGCGCCGTATCGAGCGCCGTATCGAGCGCGAGGACGTCGACGCCTTCGCCGCCGGCGCCGCGGTCCTCGGCGCGGGCGGCGGGGGCGACGTGCGGGTCGGGGCCCACCTCCTCCGGCACCTGCTCGCGGACCGCTCCCTGCGGCTGGTGCCCGCCGCGGACCTCGCGCCTGACGGCATCGTGGTCCACACCGGCGCCGTCGGCTCCCCGGACGTGATCTCCGAGCGCCTGCTCAGCCCGGTCGACCTGGCCCGGGCGGCGGCCGCCGTCGCCGAGCAGGTCATGGGGCCGATCCGCGCCGCCGCCGCCTTCGAGATCGGCGGACTCAACGCCCTCGTCGGCGCGATCGGCGCCATCGAGCTCGGCCTGCCGTTCGTCGACGGCGACCTGATGGGCCGCGCCTTCCCGAGGCTCACCCAGAACACACTGGCCCTCAACGGAGTCGCGCCGGTTCCCCTCGCGGTGGCCAGCCCCGCGGGCGACGTGGTCGTCGTACCGCTGATGGGGCCGCGGGCGGTCGAGCCGATCCTGGCGGGCATCACCGCCGGCATGGGCGGAGCCGCCTCGGTCGCGGGCTACCCGATCGCCGCCGGCGACCTCGACCGGATGGGCGTGCGTGGCAGCGTCAGCGCCTGCATCGAGCTCGGTCGCCGGTTCCTGGCCGCCCGATCCGCCGCGCTGCCCGTGCTCATCGCCGACCTCGGCGCCCGGCTGCACGGGGTCGGCCGGGTCGAGGAGATCGTCCCGCGCAGCAGCGACGCCCCCGGGACGCTGACCGTGATCGACGGCGGCGACGGCGCGGTCGTGCGGGTCGACCACCAGGAGGAGTTCCTGGCGACGACCGTCGACGGCGTGCCGGGCGCGCTGACGCCCGACGTCGTCGCGGTCCTCGACAACCGCAGCCGGCGCCCGCTCCAGGTCGAGGAGGTCCGGGTCGGGCAGGCGGTCGTCGTCTGCTCACTGCCGGCGCTGCACGCCTGGCCCGAGAGCGCCCGCCACCTGGTCGGGCCGAGTGCCTTCGGCCTGGTCGAGACGGAGGAACGATGA
- a CDS encoding PucR family transcriptional regulator — translation MSETLRVADLLGEPELRDARVVAGAAGLERLVLDVAWYDADDPEAVADSLLLCRPEAVAPAYRLDALVRRAHDAGVAGLLVIAQAELPLLATSRLADRLAVPLVWLPHGRPVQVLQELTVRVRAPELAEARVVNRVVRRIHGRHTAPEILGAVADELGIAVSMLTADGRSLVGPEVELPPDIHLDRAIPQRDDGCLVHPVHDPDSPRVTAWLGCRLPLPSHGRMNQVASALAVAEPHVRSWLTTQRAQSRHDALVERQTLAEIVAHRDGVSRGVVESAVSLGWQLQQWHVGLHAVPRTGLDDSERERARARWAAELAAQGIAVVACQDDGDRWLAWSSAEAEPPTADARAVLQRVRRAAAAMPRDLGIAVGIGRPHRGPGGLVETLDEARNAALLALSHDYRPVVEHSDELGVARLLATWQESEVTRSFAETALAPLMDTASQGLLATLRAYLECGGSVVETAAATGVHRNTITTRLQQIRERLGVDLNDPSQRLALQVACRSLRA, via the coding sequence ATGAGCGAGACGCTGCGGGTTGCGGACCTGTTGGGCGAACCGGAGCTGCGCGACGCCCGGGTGGTCGCGGGCGCCGCCGGCCTGGAGCGGCTGGTCCTCGATGTCGCCTGGTACGACGCCGACGACCCCGAGGCCGTCGCTGACAGCCTGCTGCTGTGCCGCCCGGAGGCGGTCGCCCCGGCGTACCGGCTCGACGCGCTGGTGCGCCGGGCCCACGACGCGGGGGTCGCCGGGCTGCTCGTCATCGCCCAGGCCGAGCTGCCGCTGCTGGCCACCAGCCGGCTCGCCGACCGGCTCGCCGTACCCCTGGTGTGGCTGCCGCACGGCCGCCCGGTGCAGGTGCTGCAGGAGCTGACCGTGCGGGTGCGGGCACCGGAGCTCGCCGAGGCGCGGGTGGTGAACCGGGTGGTCCGCCGGATCCACGGCCGGCACACCGCGCCGGAGATCCTCGGCGCCGTCGCCGACGAGCTCGGCATCGCGGTGTCGATGCTGACCGCCGACGGACGCAGCCTGGTCGGTCCCGAGGTGGAGCTCCCCCCGGACATCCACCTGGACCGGGCCATCCCCCAGCGCGACGACGGCTGCCTGGTACATCCGGTGCACGACCCCGACAGCCCGCGAGTCACGGCCTGGCTGGGCTGCCGGCTCCCCCTGCCCTCCCACGGCCGGATGAACCAGGTCGCCAGCGCCCTCGCCGTCGCCGAGCCCCACGTGCGCAGCTGGCTCACGACGCAGCGGGCACAGAGCCGGCACGACGCTCTCGTCGAGCGGCAGACCCTCGCCGAGATCGTCGCGCACCGCGACGGCGTCAGCCGCGGCGTCGTGGAGAGCGCGGTGTCCCTGGGCTGGCAGCTGCAGCAGTGGCATGTCGGTCTGCACGCGGTGCCCCGAACCGGGCTCGACGACAGCGAGCGGGAGCGGGCCCGCGCCCGGTGGGCGGCCGAGCTCGCCGCCCAGGGCATCGCCGTGGTCGCCTGCCAGGACGACGGCGACCGCTGGCTGGCCTGGTCCTCCGCGGAGGCCGAGCCGCCGACCGCGGACGCGCGCGCCGTGCTGCAGCGGGTCCGCCGGGCGGCGGCCGCGATGCCCCGCGATCTCGGCATCGCGGTCGGCATCGGGCGTCCCCACCGCGGTCCCGGCGGCCTCGTCGAGACGCTCGACGAGGCGCGCAATGCGGCGCTGCTGGCGCTGAGCCACGACTACCGACCCGTCGTCGAGCACTCCGACGAGCTCGGCGTCGCGCGACTGCTGGCCACCTGGCAGGAGTCGGAGGTGACCCGGTCCTTCGCCGAGACCGCGCTCGCTCCGCTGATGGATACCGCGTCCCAGGGCCTGCTCGCGACCCTGCGCGCCTATCTCGAGTGTGGCGGGTCCGTGGTCGAGACGGCCGCCGCGACCGGGGTGCACCGCAACACGATCACCACCCGGCTGCAACAGATCCGCGAGCGGCTCGGCGTCGACCTCAACGACCCCAGCCAGCGGCTCGCGCTCCAGGTGGCCTGCCGGTCGCTGCGGGCCTGA